One genomic segment of Pristiophorus japonicus isolate sPriJap1 unplaced genomic scaffold, sPriJap1.hap1 HAP1_SCAFFOLD_29, whole genome shotgun sequence includes these proteins:
- the LOC139248273 gene encoding zinc finger protein 214-like yields MEAEGTVHSGEKRYTCSVCGQGFSQSSNLERHKCSHIGEKPCKCEDCGKLFNYPTQLKMYQPFTCSDCGKGFTPSSHLLTHQQVPTGERLFICSDCGKGFTASSHLLTQQQVHTLERPFTCSDCGKGFTQLSARLRHQRVHTGERPFKCSD; encoded by the coding sequence atggaagcagaaggcaccgttcacagtggggagaaacggtacacgtgctctgtgtgtggacaaggcttcagccaatcatccaacctggagagacacaagtgcagtcacattggggagaaaccatgtaaatgtgaggactgtgggaaacTATTCAACTACCCAACCCAGCTGAAAATGTACCAGCCGtttacctgctccgactgtgggaagggattcactccatcatcccacctgctgacacaccagcaagttcccactggggagaggctgttcatctgctccgactgtgggaagggattcactgcatcatcccacctgctgacacaacaGCAAGTTCACACtctggagaggccgttcacctgctccgactgtgggaagggattcactcagttatccgcccgactgagacaccagcgagttcacactggggagagaccttttaaatgttctgactga